Proteins from one Telopea speciosissima isolate NSW1024214 ecotype Mountain lineage chromosome 1, Tspe_v1, whole genome shotgun sequence genomic window:
- the LOC122668206 gene encoding PHD finger-like domain-containing protein 5A, with protein MAKHHPDLIMCRKQPGIAIGRLCEKCDGKCVICDSYVRPCTLVRVCDECNYGSFQGRCVICGGVGISDAYYCKECTQQEKDRDGCPKIVNLGSAKTDLFYERKKYGFKKR; from the coding sequence ATGGCCAAGCATCACCCAGATCTGATCATGTGTAGGAAGCAGCCAGGAATTGCCATTGGACGACTTTGCGAGAAATGTGATGGAAAGTGCGTGATTTGTGATTCATATGTGCGTCCCTGCACACTTGTACGTGTCTGCGACGAATGCAACTATGGATCATTCCAAGGCAGATGTGTGATTTGTGGAGGGGTTGGGATATCCGATGCCTACTACTGTAAAGAGTGTACGCAGCAGGAGAAAGACAGGGATGGGTGTCCGAAGATTGTCAATTTGGGGAGTGCCAAAACAGATCTCTTTTATGAGCGTAAGAAATATGGCTTTAAGAAAAGATGA